A window of Pseudophryne corroboree isolate aPseCor3 chromosome 1, aPseCor3.hap2, whole genome shotgun sequence genomic DNA:
TATTTCCCTGTTGACCACATATGTGGATGGTTAAACTGAACATGTGCAGTCATTTTTGAATGAGTGGGACAAAAGTTCTCAGCATTTCCTGATACCTGAGCCTGACATACACAAGCAATCTAGTCAATGTATGGTAAGATTTTTACATAGATATGTGGCCAGCATTACTAAAACAAATTGCGTATTAGTCCGGGAATTACCTTTTTGTTAACATTGTTATAGGGAGATTGCTGAATTTCAGAAGAGGTTGGCACAATCGGAAGAGGAAACGCAAAGACTGGTGGCTTCCATCAAGGATAAGGACAGGGAGTTGGAGCGCCTTCGGCACCACAGTCGCCTCCTGGCCCAGATGTGTCACAGCCGTCCGCTTTTGGATGCTTTAGTTTCACTTATGGCAGAGGCTGAAGGAATTCCACGTTTATCTACCCTGGAACAACACAATGGCCTTCCGAAGATACCAGACTACCCGCAAAGTGATGGAGACCTTGAAGACTCAGATGTAGACAGGACACTTTTCGGGACAACTGTCTAAAGAAAACACATGTTATTTACATTTACTATCTCTATATTTTAATGCTAAAAATATGTATTAGTATATTTTTATAAGTACATATTGTTACTAAATGTAGGGTTTCCCTTACATTCTTATCTTGGGTATCTTGTGTCATATTTTCAATTACTGGGAAAACACTATCTGATTATCTTTAATGGGCATGTTATGTTCTAAAAGTTTATTTTTAGTACATTTTACACAGTTACCAtcattgtactttttttttttaactggaacTTTTTTTGCTGGAACCCCTATTCCCACCCTTGTTTCTCTTACACCGCTTTCACACAGTTAGCACGGTTCGCACCCGGGAATTGTACACGGCTCTTTCCTGGGGGCGACCCACGTTTCAGACTGGCAACGCGACCCAGCAATATACTGGGATATTTGTGtggcgtgaaaggggtattacatactCAAGCTCTTCACAGCCATTACCATTATTGCAAGAGAGGAAAATAATAATATGTTGTACATATATGTCATAACACATTTGTGACTAATTGGGTGCTGATATTACAAGGGAATTCTGCCAATGGAAATCCTTCAAAAAGGAAATGGGATTTACAACCAACATCACTTTTCCAAAATATGACTTTTTAGGAAAGTTTTGTTGTGTTAGTTAATTGTATGGGAAAATTTCTTATATTGGTTTTCATACTAAAAACTATTGCTATTTAACTTTATATGCAAAACCCATAAGCCTATGACATAAACACTCTGCAGATTATTTGCAGTTACTTGTGGTTCAGGTACTACTATTGGAAGTGCATTTCAGTTACATTTAGACTTACTGTAAATAGTAAAAACAAAACATTTGTTAAAGGTGAGAAAAGATAATACATTGCACCGCTAGGATTACATTGGTTGTTATAGCACTCCTGCTATGTGCACAATGATGGCCTTACCACTGATAGACAAGATATATCTTTCAGGGGCTCCACAATTGGCTCTTGGTCCCTACAAGGGTTCTGTACAGTTGCTTTGCCAAAAAGGAAAGCCAATCACATTATCAGCTCAGAGCCTTAGCATGAAGTGTTTATGCCTCTCTTTTAGAAGGAAAGCCTATGATTCAGTCTGGAGGcatttgatatcccggctgtcgggatcctggcgctcagcatactggcgccgggatcccgacagccggcatactgacaactattctccctcttgtgggGTCCACaacactcctggagggagaatacatagCGTGGTGACATAACGTAGTAGACCCGATCATCAGCTAGTCTGCTATATACACTGTGTGATAATTTCATGGCTTTAGAATCACAGGGAGGAGTACCAAAGAGGGAAAATACTCTGCACAAGGACTTAGTGGCCCCTGGGACAACTGCTGTTCCTCACCACTGTTCTATTCCTACTCTCAGGTAACTTAATCAGTGTTCCATTAACAAGTTGTTATAGGTATTATTTAATCAATTGTGGAAAATGATTTATCTCTTTTTGGTGTGCCGTATGCAAGCCCCCAATTTCCACAGTTATTGCACCATTTGTCTTTAAAATATTCATATTCTATGTATATGCACACTATTTTCTTTATTTGTGAATACAGCATAAAcaaatgggtaaatttactaagatgggagttctatttaagatgggatgttgcccatagcaaccaatcagattctacttctcatttatctagcaccttctagaagataataactggaatctgattggttgctatgggcaacatctcatcttaaatagaactcccatcttagtaaaattaccccgcatagtcctgatttttcaccCTGCCCTGTAAAGAGGAttcacaatatacagtatgatGTCTAGTAAAGGTAAAAAGCATTATATGCTTTGGCATGATTCATCTGTGCATAAGAAAGAAGCCCCGTCTACTTATGTCAgttaggaggagatgtatcaaatcttctaagAGGGACCTGTGGCCAATAGCAgacagtcagattctagctatatatactgtttatatagtATATCCTATAAAATGGTAGCGCTTGGAGGGGCTGCCTCCATTGTCAGAAAGTAGGTGTGGCTATGTTGGAAATGTTGGTAGACATAGGCATGTTTAGGAGGGGCTTGGGTGGAACAGGCATGGTTTGGATGGATCATGGGCACTGATTTATTTATACTTAATTTGCTTTCAAATATGATGGGAACTATGCAACAGTATCTCTCCCATTTGGGGTGTGGGTAAAAAATGCATTAGCTGATTTCTACAACATAATAAAAGCAATACAACATATGAATACTGTATGCAAGATGTGTGCttactatgtttttatatatgtggtatttggttccaatatagcacaatattGCCAGGCATTACATTCACTGTTGGCCAACTAAAGATGCACACTTGAATGTACTGTAGTGATGATGTTGCTGCACATGGCGGGTGTATTACCTAGCTTTTACCACAGAAAATAGTTTTTTCTTTATTTACATCTACAATATAAAACGATTAACTTTTGGCTTTATATACACATTATGTTTTCTAACTTTATAaggatactgtatgtgtgtttggtttgtttgttttttccaatagttaaTTTAGTGACCACTGTTGTATCTCCCATAGCATATGGAACTCTGCTTACAAActgtgatttgtttttttttttccttttatatcTTAATTACAGTTCATACATCAAAATTACTGGGTGGTGTTTTGGTATCTATCTGGAATTTAAAAGCATACAATAAATATTTGCATCACTATAATTTCTGATGTTTTTGTTGTGTTTGTAAAAGATCAAAATATAGTTAAGTCATTGTGATCGTGTCTACGTTTTTTGTGTTTTAATTTTTGACAccaaggctagggccacacatagcggccaaacgGGTCCCGCTGAACCGGACACGCTAGGTTGGGAGTGTGGTTTTGTGTGCATACGGTTCGTGTTCTGTGGGataccgcagaacaggatccggccagtgacacacaggatttcaatagaacacagtgcggcacagccgtgtatgtgtgaacacatacattgaaatgtatctgtttacattgaaatcccgccgtcctgtcatccggcccaatcgcagcatgctgcggttggatccggtGGCAGCAGGATGTGTGGGCACCTACACAGgttcccatgtgcagtctccttccggcCAAACAGGTCCGCTTgatcgctatgtgtggccctactctaagggggatatccaattagccccagtaatttaccggggctaattgtcccgccgggcactatctaattagccccgataagccggcacaaGTGGCACCTTATTGGGGGTTACCTTATGCTGCACCGGGTGCTTGTTCAGACCGCTCCCAGTCAGTGCTGCAGAGCCGGCTCCCTTTGGTCACATGACCACTCTCCATGTGACCGGGGGCGGGGAAAGATGGGGGATTCGGGTGGTGGCGCTGCCCTGGCTTCCCTGCTGGGGTTAAGCTCCCAGGGACGCAGcgccctccctgcagtcccagcctgccgcTACTGTGACGGGCAAGAAACACTCAGGTCGCCGTGGTTATCGGGATTTTGTATCACCTGTGTCAGGCAGGAGAAAACAAATCCCCAGAAACAACCCTGTTTTAATGCAAAAACttggctgtttctaccaaaaacacacgtttcactgaacctgtgtgtttttgggagaaagggcattttttttacaggcgatctattagcattgcctgtaaaaaaaattaaaaaaaatgggtgaaacattgggaaaaatagTGAAAAACATAAGTTTTTTGCACCCGATGttttactggggctaattggatatcccccataaaaGTTCCATGAACAGCTTTAAACTAGTTTAATGTAAAGGCTTTTCTAAAGGGCCAACAAATAAAGATGACCATCCAATACTTTTGGTTGTGGCTTTTTCCCCCCAGCAAGACTAAACCTTGTGGGAGGAGCCATGCGGTATAAATGAAACAAGGAGTCTTCTTAATACACTATAGTAGGAAAATAACAATGGAACATATTTCATAAAAATACTCCcatcttgtttgttttttaaaaggtGCATTTTAACAGGATCAACTTTTTTATGCCCATCCAGTTGATGCCCATCCAGTAGCTGGAGCTAGAACTGTTGTAATAAATCAGATCATCAGTGTATTTCTGGAGATGACTGTGCTTGTCTTGTGGGATAAAGTCATCTATCAACTTTATATGCTTGTGTAAGTCCATCTTACCCCTGTGCTCAGTTGTGTGGTAGCAAAATCATCTTTCATTATGGACACACTCTAAAACTGCTGAACTTTACATTTTGCCATTTGGCGCTAGGGCCCTGTGGTTTGATATATCCAAAGGCAGTAATGCCTTTTATTACATTTGGAAGATAACTGCACACACAATCATGGTTGTTTGGGCATTCTGCATGATCAGGTTGGTTGCCTGATATAGACTGAGTGTTTGGCCAGTCTTAAAGATGCATACTTCCCAACAGCCCAGATCAATGGACTGTAAAATTAGTTACGGTTTTATTAAATGTGAGCATGATAGTGTGAATTGTGGTGAAGTTTGGTTAGTTTGGGCTTATTTGTCCTGATTATACTTTTAAATGTTGAGAGACAGTAAAGGGTCGGTGTCATGGTGTAGGGAATGGAGGCAAGCAGGAAGCCAGAGACTTCGTGAGACAGTGGAAGATGCAGGGTTTCCAGGATTCTAGCATAATAATGATCCTGTTAAACTGTACATGAAAATATTGGACTTTCAAATGCACCTCTATGAAATTAAGTTGTTATTTAAATAGGTATATTTCCAACATAAAATGTATGAAAAATTGAAAGACTATGTTAGCCAGGGCAAGGTTTGGCAAAATGATAAAAATAGTGGTACATGAACAAGGTCTGGTACTGTCTACATAACAAAAGAATGTTTTGTTTTGTAGACAATGTAACACAACAAGGTGACACACGAATAGACATAACAGTCTTTGTAGTTTGCTGAAAATAAATGTGTTTAAAAACATGAGATTAAAAACATGTAGACAAAGACAGACATATTACAAATAcattgtaacaagcgaccttccaccagacaagacgctgacacagttgtatgaaagaaatgcagtctgtttacttccacagcacagtaaacagacttttcacagcatGTTCAAGGGGTACCTCAATTAGGCAACGGtacacaaacagcatgtacacagtctcaggctccctgtctctgacccactggcccgccctctatcgcctggccacttgttggcatcaggaacccttgccctaatgagctttataaaagtgtggcacaggtgtgcctgattgctgggagcgcttgctccagtacctggaccggacctgcatggatgggatctcatgtatgaaattgcagggtatttatgtgtatcaacagcaatacaatactatcatttccaactgccagataacctttgacacattaaagagacaacctgctgtgtcccaacaccttcctgggcttcctcttggtccagccctaaacccaggtcaCCTTAGCCCGGGGAACCCGAACTGTTGCCCTGTCCTGCAAAAAACACCcagggtggcatccggactggactgccacatatccTCCCCCTAAGCTTCGAGCCTACGGGTGAAGCAGAGTCCTTCTTTGGCGCACATACCTGCTCGCCAATCTCAGCAGGCGTACCCCTTTTCGGGTCGGTCTCTCTCCGAGTCCTCCTCCCCCCCTCTAGCTTCACCCGACAGGGCTCTGCACCTTTTGAGGACAGGAACTTCCTTGAAAGGGCATCCGCGTTGCCCTGTAATCCTCCAGCTCTGTGCTGGACCTTGAAACGGTATGGCTGGAGGGCAAGGAACCACCGTGTTACCCGGGCGTTGGTCTCCTTATTCAGACACATCCATTGGAGTGGAGCATGATCGGTGGTTAAGGTGAACTCCTGTCCCAGGAGATATTACCTCAGAGTCTCGACTGCCCACTTGATAGCTAGGCATTCCTGCTCTACCGTGGCATATCgctgttccctaggcagtagtttcttgctgaggtagaggactggtttctcttccccacctacctcctgagacaacactgcaccgaggcctgttcctgaagcatccgtctgcaggatgaaccttttacttaagtccggggctatcaacactggtgctttacacagggcacttttAAAATCCTTCCAGGCCTTATGTACCTGGAATGTCCACACAAGCTTGTCCGGACTTTGCTTTTTCAAGCAATCAGTGGGCGGGGCTGCCCTGGTGGCAAAGTTCGGGATAAACTTGCAGTAATATCCCACCAGGCCGAAAAAGGCCCTGAGATGGGTTTTCCTCTCAGGCCTTGGCCAGGCAGCAACCGCCACCACCTTTTTGACCTGAGGTTTAATTTGGCCCCGGACCACCACGTACCCCAAGTATTTAGCCTCCGACACACCTATCGCACACTTCTTTGGCTTGGCCGTGAGGCCGTGGAAGCGCAGAGACTTTAATACAGCTTCCACTTTAGTCAGATGAGACTTCCAGTCGTCGCTGAAGATAACAATGTCACCTAGGTACGCGGCTGCGTACTTTCGGTGGGGCTGGAAGAGCTTATTCATAGCCTGCTGGAACGTGGCCAGGGCCCCgtgaagaccaaatggcaagacTCGATACTAAAACAGGCCATCTGGGGTGGAAAAAGCCATTTTCGCCTTGGCAGCCTCGGTGaggggaatctgccaataacctttagtaaggtcaagagtggtcatgtattggctttgggccagttgCTCAATCATCTCATCAACGCGTGGCATGGGACAGGCATCAAATTTAGATACTTGGTTCAACCTGCGGAAGTCGTTGCATAACCGCAGTGCTCCGGACGGCTTGGGAaccagcactatggggttattccacCTGCTGGTGGACTCTTCAATAATCCCCAGTCATAACATGTCCTCCACTTCCTTGCGTACTGCGTCCCTCTTTGCCTCGGGTATTCGGTACGGCCGCAGAGAGACCACTACCCCTGGAGGAGTAACAATATCGTGTTCAATGATCTTTGTACTCCCTGGAATCGCCAAAAAGACATCGAAATTTCTCCTGACCATGTCTTGAGCTTGACATGTCTTGACCTCATCGAGTGATCTGTCAATTGGGATTGCGCATGCCGAGATCTTGGCCACTCttgcagttgctgtctctgagctttccttccaaggcttcagcagatttatatgatagatCTGTGTAAGCTTTCGCCTTCCCGGTTGGCTTACACGATAAGTCACTGGTCCCACAGCCTCAAGCACTTATATGGCCCTTGCCAATGAGCATAAAGCTTGCCCTCCACTGTGGGTACCAGGACCAAGACCTTGTCTCCagggttaaaactctgtttctcagATGGGACATCATAATGACGTTTCTGCCTAGACTGGGCCTGAGTCATATGGTCCCTGACCAACGGAGCTATCTGCTGGAACCGCCCGTAGAGATGGTTAACAAACTGTATTACATTTGGTTCCGGGAATGTCTGTTGTTCCCATCCCTCCTTTAGGAAGTCCAGGATTCCCTGGGGCTGTCTGCCATGCAACAGCTCAAAGGGGCTGAATCCCGTAGAGGAGCTGTTCCCAATCCCTTTTGTCCTGGGTGACTGCCCACCTGAGCATCTGCTTGAGTGTGCGGTTAAAATGCTCCACCAAGCCATCAGTCTGCGGATGATACACTGAGGTGCGAATCTTCTTAACCCCCAGCAGCTGATATAAGTCGCTCATCAGCCGGGACATGAAGGGGGTCCGCTGGTCAGTGAGGACCTCCTTGGGTATGCCCAGGCGTGAGAAGATCAGCAATAGTTCTTTGGCAATAGTTGCTGTCTTCATATTTCGTAGAGGAATGGCTTCAGGGTATCATGTGGCATAATCAAGGAGGACTAAGATATACTGATGTCCCCTTgctgatttttctactggccccacAATATCCATCCCAATCCTTTCAATACTCTGTATTGGGGCTTTGGTGCGGTACGCTGGCAGATGGGACACTCCTGACAGTACTTTGCTACCGACGCTCGGATTCCTGGCCAGAAAAAACGCTTCTGTATCCTCTGCAGATTTTTCTCCTCCCCCAAATGTCCTCCCCACAACTGTGAATGGGTAGCTTCTAGGACCAGAGGCTGATGGACCTGTGGTactataagctgctcaactttcttGCCCCGTTCCTCGACAACCCAatatagtaaatccttctctactatgaaataagggctGCTCCCCTGGGTAAGGGAGAATAaattttcccattataagtacaaatgttctggaaagcattTGCGAGGTTCGGGTCTTCCTGCTGGTCTCGTCTGAAATCCTGAAGCGAcatgacagttcttaatgtccttttGTCACTCGCTTCCTCTGGATCAGACGGCTCTTCTGGCGTAGACGTAccgactccacacacacacacacacacacacacggttcccAAGGACTTACTTGACCTTCGAGCCATGAAGCTGGAAGAGGAAGGCAGCTCCTCGAGTTGAAACGCCAACAGTTCTGAAAGGTCGGGGAAATCTCGCCCCAGGATCAAAGAATAGGACGACGGTTCCCACTAGCTGGATTGTCCGCCCCTGATGTTGTACTGGAAACCGCACTCTGGGGTACTTGCGAGTGGCACCATGGACGCAGAGCACCTCAACCGCAGGTAAAACCTGGTCAGCACCTTCAGGGACCAACCCCGCAGAGATAATTGACAATTCACTCCCGGTATTGACAAGCACCTGGATTGGGTGTGCTGCGACTAGGAGGGTCACCTGGAATTGGGAGGGCACAGACGAACCCTTGCTTCTGACACAGCTGTAAGCCGGTTGCCCTGATTTCCCTGCTGCACACTCCATAGGCTCAGGTTgtttggtacagtcctttcggatgtggCCTTGTTCCCCGCACTAATAGCAGATGACCGGATTGGTCCAGGCCCCTGCTTCCGGAGTTTGACGGGTCCGGGGTCTTGGGACTGGTCGAGTCTCTTGGTCTAAGGGCTTAGCCATTTTCCGCAGCGTATCTCTCCATTGCGGCAGCTAGGTCCTCCATATTTTGAGGGTCACCTTGGAGAACACAACTCTGCATGCCTCTGTCTAAGACCCGCACACAGTGGTCTATGGCTATGGTTTCCACCACTTGGGCAGTCGTATTCTTTTCCAGCTGAAGCCAAGACCTCACCATTTTTAGCATTTAGCCAGCTGGATTCGAGAATTCTCTGTTGAGGTCCAACAGTAGTCCTGGAACCACTGGGCTTTGCAGGCCTTGGTTATGGCGATGCATGCCAGTATATGGGGTCAGATTATTCGCCCAGCTATCCACTGGCCATCCCAAGCGTGTGGCCGTGTGCTCAAAGGTCCCCAGGTAGGCTTCTACATCGTCTCAGGGACACATCTTTTGCAACGGCTTAGGCTCCAGGTGATGCTGTCACAGGAGACCCACTTTATCACGAATCAGGCACAGGGTTTCCTGCTGAGCTTGTACTTGTgtttggagaagctgcatctgggattgttgACCCGCAGCCACATTAGTTAGGGCCCTTAACTCCTCCATGGTGGATAGGACGGATGCACGATATATGAATCTTGCGTCCCTTAACATACACCACCAAACCACagtttaacaacaacaacaaaaaacacacaaagagaaaaaaaaacaccttttttttttttttaactagttgacacacacaccctggctggttactaacctgacCAGAGGACGTTTGCAGAGTCTGTGGAGACTGTCACGGCTCCGGCGGCTTCTGcagccactgggttcccgctgcgCTTAGGGCATCCAGCAGAGGGTCTTTGTTCGGGCGCCAATTTGTAACAAgcaaccttccaccagacaagacgctgacacagttgtatgaaagaaatgtagtccgtttacttccacagcacagtaagcagacttttcacagcaagttcacaaacagcatatacacagtctcaggctccctgtctctaacccactggcccgccctgctgtgtcccaacacctccctgggcttcctcttggtccagccctaaacccaggaCACCTTAGCCCAGGGCACCCGAACtgttgccctgtcctgcaaacacccggggtggcatccggactggactgccacaacaTATTATACTATAATGTACTGATTATTGGTTTTATATACAGGTTATGTTCATAGTATATCACAGGATAAAAAACACATACCAATAAATAGGTTCTATATTAAAGATATAAACCAAAACTAAATTTCCCCCCATACTGCCACATTATATATAGATACTCATGCATACAGTTAATTGGCTTTGTAATTGTTTGATCTCACCTCACTTTTATTGCAAAATGTATTCAAGATATATCAGTAACACAATACCTAAGACTTTCCGTCTTCACCTCTGGAGTTCCGAGCAGGCTTTAACCTATCAGCAGTGGCAGGGCAAAGATCATACTTGTGCTATAAAGCAGGAACAGTTTGACACAGCTAAGGAAATATGGGGCCTGTTTATTATTAACTACATTATTAATTAACATCTACATTTGTGAAAAACTCTTCTGGGGAATCTGACACTGCGCATATGCACAGTGTCTGTTTCCGGAATTGGAGCTTGATGGAGGGCTGTAGGAGAGGGATCAGAAGATCTCTCTCCTGCTACCATGCATCCATAGGCTAAAAGCTCTGAAAAGCGTGGTTGGTACATAGGAGTCAGACCGTAGTACATTGATAATAATGGCCGACTGCGATCTTTAGTGATAGTTAGCATTTTGCAGGAGATTTCTGTGACATCTCCAGCATTAGGCTATTAGTACATAGCAATAAAATGATGCAGAAACTTCACTTTCTACATAATTTAATGGGGGAAAAATCTGTATAAAGAGACCCCTTAACCATGTTTAAACTTACAGTATACAGCATGGGGTATGTGTGTTCATAACAATCATTCCAGGCGGGGGcctaagttcatcccagtcgcccggaggcaagttggaatttggtgccccccctttaAGAGAAGGGAAaacaaatattgtgtgtgtgtatatacgtatgtatgtatgtatgtatgtatatatatcttaggtgattcatcgcgccctacgggagctcatcacaccgtcgtaaggggctacgcccccttaacccttgcacacccttctggcatgcaatgtttttattatatggagtgttacctccaatcataattgtgtgagtggttgaatattgcacggacaaagggcatgcaatggttaaggggtcgtagccccttgcaacagcgtgaacagcgcacgcagtgggtgccgcgggtgggggaggggcgggtgcggtggtgccaggaggggggggaggggcgggtgcgggggtgttgcaggtgggggtctggagccaccgtgggtggtggagggggagtgtgggggtgccgcggatggggcccagaggcactgcgagtgggggaggggcgattaatgcttctcctgcttctcctcctgcttcCTAACTTTGGCAgtagctctcccggagactcgcacagcagccaagaagccagttactattgttagtgccggtgtcccaacatgctgcattacagggaagatgcactcaataaaatacagctcccagcagcccttagcgcaggaatgctttggc
This region includes:
- the VMAC gene encoding vimentin-type intermediate filament-associated coiled-coil protein, with translation MSALSTVQIKEANAHLAALHHRVAELEGTVREQAESLIRKDEQYRASIRDIADAKNREIAEFQKRLAQSEEETQRLVASIKDKDRELERLRHHSRLLAQMCHSRPLLDALVSLMAEAEGIPRLSTLEQHNGLPKIPDYPQSDGDLEDSDVDRTLFGTTV